The genomic interval GGGCTTACCTGCTATCGATAGCTTTACACTTGAAAACTGCCTGAGTAGAATAAAAAAGCCACTCAAAAAATTGGCCGGGAAAGTTATTGCCCATGTTGGAATATAGTCACCTTACTTGGAGCCAACACGGCTGCTCAGTTTACAAATAGTGAGATCTTTTCTCTTCCTTTTTTTACACTATCTTCTTTTAGTGTACTACCGCTTCACCCAGAAGCTTCTTCTCTATTGATTGATTCCCCATAAATAAGGGCAGGTTAAACCACCCGGTTTCGTGCAACACAGGGTTCATGGTGGGTTAAGACCACCCCATGAACCCTTATATGTTGGCTGTAGTACTTATTGTTTCACACACTATTGGATGGTTAGTTCTGTTACTTCTCCTGCTTTTATTTGAAAAGCTTTATAATAGCTATTGGCTTGATCTGCACCAGGAATGTAGTAGACTAACATATAATTTCCATAGTTGAGATCCTCAACCGTACTAACTCCTTTTTCATCAATTTGTAATCCTTTTAGTGGACTTCTGTACTCACCTACCACATAAATCTCAGGATGAAAAGTTGTGCTTAATTGTGCTTTATTAAGAAAGGTGATTTTTACATCTCCTGTTAGAGTGAAATTTGTTTCTTCATCCTTTTCACAAGAAGCAAATAGACCCACAGCTAGTAGTAAACATGATATTCTTTTCAACACTTTGTAGAAATTCATTTTTATTTAGAATTTAATAGTTTCTATTTATTACTATTGGATAAAGAGATGTAACAAAGATTTTTATGAATTACAGCCAATGGACACAGCTTTACGACGCCAAGCCTTCTTGCGTCAGATTTGAGCGTTTGGCAGGCTGGTGAGCGTCTAAAGCCGATGTTGGCAGTACACTTTTTATCTATGAGATTCCTAGTGATCTTTCTTGTATCTTTATCCAACAAAAGAAAAGCCAAATATAATCTGTCTCTCCTGCAGCTCCATATTCCTCAATTGTTTCTCCTTCGTAAATCGTACTTTTTGGAATCAAATTATTTTCTCTTAATTGAACGAAGTAATAATAATTATCTTCTTTCTTATCGAAAGGGGATGTATCGTCATCTAAATCAAATTGAGAAAATATGGGTTTTGCAATTGTTCCTTGAAAAACAGTTTGAAAATGTTTTATATGTTTAGAATCTAACTCGATATTGCAAAGCACATTTACCTGACTAGTCCATTGATAAGTTGGGAAAGTTGTATGTGTGTTATTAATAGCTTTTTTTATAAGTAGATCTGTCCCACTAATCCACATTGTTGTAAGATTAAGCACATAAAGTATTGGAATTGAAATTACTATTTTAAATATGCTATTCATTTTTATTAAAGTTACTGCCAACGAATCAAAGGCAACCGGAGACCGATCCCGCTGCGGTGGAGCACTGTGCTGGGAAAGGGCCGGTTAACGGTTTGCCTGGTGTTGTAGGCAGGCTTTTAATATACATCCACCGCAATTAATTGAATCGAAGTAGGAATCTGTAAAGAATCCATTTTATTATTCATTTCTTCCTTTGTCATTCCACCCCATACTGTGGGTACTTTCGTGTTAAGTATCCAATAATCAGTCTTTTCTTGAACTGTTGCCACTCGCCTTTCTGCTATAACGAAAGTTTTATAATGATTAATTCTAATTATTTCACTGGGTATCCTGGGAGTATTCTCTCCCCAGGTTTCTGGGGAAACAAAAACTTCATGAGCTGAACTTCTATAGAGCAAGTACCCGTTTTGAATTGGTTTGGAATAGTCTTGATGTCCCGGTCCAAAAATCATTGTTTCCGGAGGAGATGTTTTTTGACATCCAACCCCTATCGTAAGTATTAATCCAATCCTTAATACAAGAAACCTGCTTCTATTCATTTAAGTATTTTTGCTTGCCTACAATGGAACAAAGCTTCCCGGCGGCAAGCCCTTGTGCTTAGGTTAAGCTTGGAATGGGCTGCTGATCGGACGAAGTTGGTGTTAGGTGCTGGTTTTCGCCCTTCTTTATGTTCTCACTTTAAAGGGATTTTTCAATCCTAATAAAGCAGCTAATCCAATTATGAAGGATATCCCAATTGAGTATCGAAGTATTACCTCTAAGTTCTTAGCAAGAATATATTCAGTCGTTTGGGGTCCATCGTATTGTTTGTAATAGCCCCAATTATAATAAACATTAATTAAGTAACCGACTATACTCAAGACAGTTATAATAAAGCATAAAGAGCTAAGTGAATATTTTTGTCTGTTCATATTTTTTAACTAGCACCTAACGCATCAACTGCTGACGCAAACCCGTCCCATTGCGGTTTAGCTCTGCGGTGAGGTAGGGCGGGTTGTCGTTTCAGCAGGGTGTTCTGTGCAGTTATTGTTTCTTTTATGTTATTCAGACACGGTGATTTTGCGAATGCTATGATTTACCCGATCAGCTACATAAAGAGAGCCATCCACAGCGAGGGAAATACCCATTGGATCATCAAAGCTAGCTTGACTGCCTGTGCCATCACTTTTTCCTTGATAAGAACCACATAAACTCGTAACCATACCTGTAGATGAAATCCGGCGAATTGAGTTATTAACTGCATCAGTAACATATAGTATTCCTGAAGGCGTTAAAGCTATTCCCTGTGGATAAGCAAATTTGGCTTTACTACCTTTACCATCTATATATCCCTTTTCACCACCGGCAAATGTTGTTACTGCGCCAGATGTAGTAGCCTTACGAACACGATAATTCCCACTATCAGCTATATACAAGGTGCCATCTGTGGATATGGCTAGGCCAACAGGGTAATAAAATTGGGCTTGATTCCCCTTTCCATCAGCATAACCCCCATCACCTCCTACGAAGGTCGTTACTACTCCGGATGCAGTGATTTTTCTAATTTTGTGATTCCCGGCGTCTGATACGTATATACTACCTTGTGTATCGACAACAATTCCCCAAGGATCCCAAAATTGCGCTTGATCGCCCACACCATCAGCATAGCCTTTTTGGCTACCTGCCAGCGTAGTTACTTCTCCTGCAGGAGTTATTTTTCGAATCCGGTGATTATGGGCATCGGTCACATACAGGTTCCCGTCGGCAGCTACAGCAATAGCACTGGGTAAGTCAAATTTGGCCTGGCTACCTATTCCATCGGCATAGCCTTGCTCTCCACCTGCCAGGGTAGTCACTTCTCCAGTTAGAGCTATCTTACGAATCCGATTATTATCTGTATCAGCTACATAGATAACGCCATCACTAGCTACTGTCAGAGCATTGGGAAAATAAAACTGGGCGTTTGCCACTTGATCATCTCTATAGCCAGGACCACTACCCGCCAGAGTAGTTACGGTGCCAGTCTCCTGAGACATTGCTTCAGGCGGCTCAGGAATATCTTTGTCTTGACAAGCTTGTATCCCTAAAAGAGTCCCTCCTAGTACCAAAAGTAGATGTATTGCGTATTTTTTTACCATTTCTTAATCTATCATTAAAAAGACAATCAAAACCATGCCAAAGCAACTTATATCATAGATAGTGGGCTATCAAAAGAATCATATTAATTTTACTGATTCTATTGCACAGAACGGCCTACAGCTTCCCGTCGGCGAGCCTTTGTGTTAAGGTTGTGGTTGGAATAGGCCGCTGATCGGGTGAAGCAAATGTTAGGCATAGGCTCTTTTTCATTTATCTTTTAAAATCGCACGTATCTCACAGGCACACTTACTTAATGAGTCTTTTTCATCGTCCTACTTGAATGCTTTCTATTCAAAAACATTGCTATAGCTTCTATAATACTTCCTGCTATTTTGATGATGGCTTCCATATTCATTTAGATTATCTTATTAGTCAATTTACTCTTTTTATTGGCTTCAATACTACAAACATCTTCTCATAGTCGTTTCTATTATGCTTATGCCTAATGTACCAAACATAACCGCAACTGCTGCCTGTGAGCTGTGGCTTTGA from Rhodocytophaga rosea carries:
- a CDS encoding DUF3997 domain-containing protein, whose product is MNRSRFLVLRIGLILTIGVGCQKTSPPETMIFGPGHQDYSKPIQNGYLLYRSSAHEVFVSPETWGENTPRIPSEIIRINHYKTFVIAERRVATVQEKTDYWILNTKVPTVWGGMTKEEMNNKMDSLQIPTSIQLIAVDVY
- a CDS encoding NHL repeat-containing protein; this encodes MVLGGTLLGIQACQDKDIPEPPEAMSQETGTVTTLAGSGPGYRDDQVANAQFYFPNALTVASDGVIYVADTDNNRIRKIALTGEVTTLAGGEQGYADGIGSQAKFDLPSAIAVAADGNLYVTDAHNHRIRKITPAGEVTTLAGSQKGYADGVGDQAQFWDPWGIVVDTQGSIYVSDAGNHKIRKITASGVVTTFVGGDGGYADGKGNQAQFYYPVGLAISTDGTLYIADSGNYRVRKATTSGAVTTFAGGEKGYIDGKGSKAKFAYPQGIALTPSGILYVTDAVNNSIRRISSTGMVTSLCGSYQGKSDGTGSQASFDDPMGISLAVDGSLYVADRVNHSIRKITVSE